A window from Bacteroidota bacterium encodes these proteins:
- a CDS encoding iron-containing alcohol dehydrogenase: MLDSSLKIFFPGKLVFGNGILIQLADEVVQLKPNRVFIATISPLLNSIADFTGALKQNNIEVVTDTSIVQEPTFADFEKLMKIATPFNPDVIIGIGGGSVLDIAKLVAAQLENEQQLKDYVGIGLLKGRKKKLICVPATSGTGSEVSPNAILVDDENQKKGIISPYLVPDIVYVDPLLTISVPPAITAATGLDALTHCLEAYTNKFSQPFIDMYAYEGMRLIAANIVTAVKDGKNIEAREKVAMGSLLGGFCLGPVNTAGVHALSYPLGSMFHLAHGLSNALLLPYVMEYNIPAATKKYAEVAIALGCERQSKDEATACAGVKKIRELIKACGIPATLKEVNVPESAIPQMAVDALKIQRLLKNNPRLIEEKDAIEIYKAAY; the protein is encoded by the coding sequence ATGCTTGACTCTTCGCTTAAAATATTTTTTCCGGGCAAATTAGTTTTTGGTAATGGTATATTGATTCAATTAGCTGATGAAGTAGTTCAGCTAAAACCCAACAGGGTTTTTATTGCCACCATTTCTCCTCTGCTGAATTCAATCGCAGATTTTACGGGTGCACTAAAGCAAAACAACATTGAGGTTGTAACAGATACATCGATTGTACAGGAACCAACCTTTGCTGATTTTGAAAAGCTGATGAAAATTGCAACTCCATTCAATCCCGATGTGATCATTGGTATTGGGGGAGGAAGTGTTTTGGATATTGCAAAACTTGTAGCGGCACAACTGGAAAATGAGCAACAACTGAAAGATTATGTTGGCATTGGTTTATTAAAAGGAAGAAAAAAGAAATTGATTTGTGTACCTGCTACTTCTGGTACTGGTAGCGAAGTTTCTCCTAATGCAATTTTAGTAGATGATGAAAACCAGAAAAAAGGAATCATTAGTCCTTACCTGGTTCCTGATATTGTTTATGTTGATCCTTTATTAACTATATCTGTTCCTCCTGCTATTACGGCAGCAACAGGGCTCGATGCATTGACACATTGCTTAGAAGCATATACAAATAAATTTTCTCAACCTTTTATTGATATGTATGCTTATGAAGGTATGCGGTTGATAGCTGCGAATATTGTTACCGCAGTGAAGGATGGAAAGAATATCGAAGCAAGAGAAAAAGTTGCAATGGGAAGCCTGCTAGGCGGTTTTTGTTTGGGGCCGGTAAATACAGCCGGTGTTCATGCCTTATCTTATCCATTAGGAAGTATGTTTCACCTGGCGCATGGATTATCTAATGCTTTGTTGCTTCCTTATGTAATGGAGTATAATATTCCGGCAGCAACAAAGAAATATGCAGAGGTTGCTATCGCTTTAGGTTGCGAAAGGCAAAGCAAGGATGAAGCAACAGCTTGTGCAGGAGTAAAAAAAATAAGAGAGTTGATCAAGGCTTGTGGTATCCCCGCAACATTAAAAGAAGTCAACGTTCCTGAATCAGCAATTCCGCAAATGGCGGTTGATGCTTTAAAGATTCAGCGATTATTAAAAAATAACCCAAGGCTAATTGAAGAAAAAGATGCAATTGAAATTTATAAAGCGGCTTATTAA
- a CDS encoding dihydrodipicolinate synthase family protein codes for MSDKKFVPVMITPFNLKAKVDLDAVSTLIDFYLAAGVKGFFANCLSSEMYSITEDERLELTQHVVRYVNGRVPVVATSSFGLTIDDKAEFTKKIYDTGIDAAILITGHYANIEDSDDILLRNFERMFKLTGNIPLGMYECPAPYKRILGTEVFKTLLASNRFVYHKDTSISLESVKAKLDVVKNANSNFEFYDAHSPNAMYSLQMGAKGMSSISGNFYPEILVWMVSNATNPDKQEDVKWLQGEISRVDPLIHIAYPMSAKYFLRKRGLPVRTISRATALELTPEQKKTLDEIHDSFKTWCERLEIKPVDIESLMLPKYPLDAAI; via the coding sequence ATGTCTGATAAGAAATTTGTGCCGGTGATGATCACACCTTTCAACCTGAAGGCAAAGGTTGACCTGGATGCGGTGAGTACACTGATTGATTTTTATCTCGCTGCCGGCGTAAAAGGTTTTTTTGCCAACTGCCTGAGCAGTGAAATGTACAGCATTACCGAAGATGAGCGACTGGAATTGACACAGCATGTAGTGCGGTATGTAAATGGTCGTGTGCCGGTGGTGGCTACTTCATCATTTGGTTTAACGATTGATGATAAGGCAGAGTTTACAAAAAAGATTTATGATACCGGTATCGATGCTGCGATATTGATAACGGGCCACTATGCGAATATTGAAGACAGTGATGATATCCTGCTTCGCAATTTTGAAAGGATGTTTAAGCTCACCGGAAATATTCCGCTGGGTATGTATGAATGCCCGGCGCCGTACAAAAGAATATTGGGCACAGAAGTTTTTAAAACGTTGTTAGCATCTAATCGCTTTGTATATCATAAAGACACTTCGATAAGCCTGGAAAGTGTGAAAGCAAAACTGGACGTAGTAAAAAATGCCAACAGCAACTTTGAATTTTATGATGCGCATTCACCCAATGCAATGTATAGTTTACAGATGGGCGCAAAAGGGATGTCATCTATCAGTGGTAATTTTTATCCGGAGATACTGGTATGGATGGTGAGCAATGCAACCAACCCCGACAAGCAGGAAGATGTGAAATGGCTTCAGGGGGAAATCAGCCGGGTTGATCCGCTTATACATATTGCTTACCCTATGAGTGCAAAATATTTTTTACGTAAACGTGGTTTACCAGTAAGAACGATAAGCCGTGCAACGGCACTGGAACTAACACCGGAACAAAAGAAAACACTGGATGAAATTCACGATAGTTTTAAAACATGGTGCGAACGATTGGAAATAAAACCTGTGGATATTGAATCACTGATGCTGCCAAAATATCCGCTGGATGCTGCTATTTAA
- a CDS encoding sodium/solute symporter (Members of the Solute:Sodium Symporter (SSS), TC 2.A.21 as described in tcdb.org, catalyze solute:Na+ symport. Known solutes for members of the family include sugars, amino acids, nucleosides, inositols, vitamins, urea or anions, depending on the system.): MNNLPLIDITIIIIYLLAMVAIGFYFSRRNKNSEQFTKASGKIPGWAIGLSIYATFLSSNTFLGVPGKAFGSNWNAFVFSISMPLAAWVASKYFVPFYRSTGEISAYTHLEKRFGPWARTYAVICFLLTQFARMGSIFFGMALSLQALTGFSMQSIMIVMGICIIIYTVLGGMEAVIWTEVVQGIIKTLGALLILFLVIREIPGGINKVIEIAKADNKISLGSLSPNFTTSTFWMVLLYGFFINLNNFGMDQNYIQRYHTARSEKQAAKSVWLCVAMYVPASLLFFIIGTALYSFYQTQPELIDPVRIKQAAEQLGSGASSQQIASLAASYNPADYADKVLPHFMVTKVPTGLVGLIVAAILSAAMSTISSNMNASATVFTMDIYKKYFKPNINDKQQLFSLHIATVIFGLIGLCTGLAMIGSKSLLDIWWELSGIFAGGMLGLFLLGLISRKSKNAEAFTATIIGIVVILWMTFSDRLTGEYSFLKSPLHKNMIIVVGTLTIFLAGLLLTKLKAARAAAAEG; the protein is encoded by the coding sequence ATGAATAATCTTCCATTAATAGATATTACCATCATCATCATTTACCTTCTTGCAATGGTGGCGATCGGTTTTTATTTTTCCAGGCGAAATAAAAATAGCGAACAGTTTACAAAAGCATCCGGCAAAATTCCCGGCTGGGCAATCGGGCTTTCTATTTATGCAACATTTTTAAGCAGTAATACTTTTCTCGGAGTGCCGGGCAAAGCATTTGGCAGTAACTGGAATGCTTTTGTGTTCAGTATCTCTATGCCACTGGCTGCATGGGTAGCCTCAAAATATTTTGTTCCGTTTTACAGAAGCACAGGTGAAATATCAGCCTATACGCATTTAGAAAAACGTTTTGGCCCATGGGCAAGAACCTATGCAGTGATTTGTTTCTTACTTACTCAGTTTGCAAGAATGGGCTCCATATTTTTTGGAATGGCGTTGAGTCTACAGGCACTGACTGGTTTTTCTATGCAAAGCATTATGATTGTAATGGGTATTTGTATAATAATATATACAGTGCTTGGCGGTATGGAAGCGGTGATATGGACAGAAGTGGTACAGGGAATTATTAAAACATTGGGCGCATTGCTCATCTTATTCTTAGTGATAAGAGAAATCCCTGGAGGAATAAATAAAGTAATTGAGATCGCAAAAGCTGATAATAAAATAAGTCTTGGAAGCCTGTCGCCCAACTTTACCACGTCTACATTCTGGATGGTATTGTTGTATGGCTTTTTTATCAACCTGAATAATTTTGGCATGGACCAGAATTATATTCAACGTTATCATACCGCAAGATCTGAAAAGCAGGCTGCAAAATCAGTATGGCTTTGTGTGGCTATGTATGTGCCTGCCTCCTTATTGTTTTTTATCATTGGTACTGCACTTTATTCTTTTTACCAGACACAACCTGAATTAATAGATCCTGTACGAATAAAACAGGCGGCTGAACAATTAGGGAGTGGAGCATCATCACAACAAATTGCTTCGTTGGCTGCATCTTATAACCCGGCAGATTATGCCGATAAAGTGCTGCCACATTTTATGGTAACAAAAGTGCCAACGGGGTTAGTAGGACTGATTGTAGCTGCCATACTTTCTGCAGCTATGAGCACTATCAGCAGCAATATGAATGCAAGTGCAACGGTATTCACGATGGATATTTATAAAAAATATTTCAAACCAAATATTAATGATAAGCAGCAATTGTTTTCATTGCATATTGCCACAGTTATTTTTGGTTTAATTGGTTTATGTACCGGATTGGCAATGATCGGTTCTAAAAGTTTGCTTGATATCTGGTGGGAACTGTCAGGAATTTTTGCCGGCGGTATGCTGGGTTTATTTTTACTGGGATTGATAAGCCGCAAGTCAAAAAATGCAGAAGCGTTTACAGCAACGATTATTGGTATCGTGGTTATTTTATGGATGACATTCAGCGACAGACTCACAGGTGAATATAGTTTTTTGAAAAGCCCCCTTCATAAGAACATGATCATCGTTGTGGGAACGCTGACGATATTTTTAGCAGGTTTATTGCTAACTAAATTAAAAGCTGCAAGGGCAGCAGCGGCAGAAGGGTAA
- the rsgA gene encoding ribosome small subunit-dependent GTPase A — MKAIVYKSTGSWYTVKDENANWHNARMKGVFKIDEEITSTNPVAVGDEVEIEAENENEGTAMITEILQRRNYINRQSPRMKHQHHIVAANLDQSMLVATLKEPRTSQGFIDRFLVASEMYHVSAVIVFNKSDLHKKKESDKYEQWKKMYEAVGYKVFLTSVADNDGIDALKEQLKDKITLISGHSGVGKSSLLNTILPDLNQKTKDISGWSGKGQHTTTFAEMFDLPDGGSIIDTPGMREFGLVDISKQELSHYFPEMRDRLNGCQFNNCLHINEPGCAIKEAVSNGEIHEDRFVSYYGILESIEEKKY, encoded by the coding sequence ATGAAAGCAATCGTATATAAATCAACAGGCAGTTGGTACACTGTAAAAGATGAAAATGCCAACTGGCATAATGCCCGTATGAAAGGCGTATTTAAAATTGATGAAGAGATAACAAGTACCAATCCCGTTGCTGTGGGTGATGAAGTGGAAATAGAAGCAGAGAATGAAAACGAAGGAACGGCTATGATCACTGAAATTCTTCAACGCCGTAATTACATTAACCGGCAAAGTCCAAGAATGAAGCATCAGCATCATATTGTTGCTGCAAATCTTGACCAATCCATGCTGGTGGCAACTTTAAAAGAGCCAAGAACTTCACAAGGCTTCATCGATCGGTTTTTGGTTGCTTCTGAAATGTATCATGTATCCGCAGTTATCGTTTTTAATAAAAGTGATTTACATAAAAAGAAAGAATCGGATAAGTATGAACAATGGAAAAAAATGTATGAAGCAGTGGGCTACAAAGTTTTTTTAACGAGTGTAGCAGACAATGATGGTATAGATGCATTAAAAGAACAACTCAAAGACAAGATCACATTGATCAGCGGGCATAGTGGTGTAGGTAAATCATCTTTGTTGAATACAATCCTTCCTGACCTGAACCAGAAAACAAAAGATATTAGTGGCTGGAGTGGTAAGGGGCAGCACACCACCACATTTGCCGAAATGTTTGACCTGCCGGATGGAGGTTCCATCATTGATACACCCGGCATGCGGGAATTTGGGTTGGTAGATATTTCAAAACAGGAACTTTCACATTATTTTCCTGAAATGCGTGACAGGCTAAACGGTTGCCAGTTTAATAATTGCCTGCATATAAATGAACCGGGCTGTGCTATAAAAGAAGCTGTGTCGAATGGAGAAATACATGAAGACCGCTTTGTAAGTTATTATGGAATTTTAGAAAGCATCGAGGAAAAGAAGTATTGA
- a CDS encoding VWA domain-containing protein produces the protein MLYEWLRHIDFAYPFCFSLFILLPLMIWWYVKRNKQASFTVSTSESFKVITYKNRLRHFPFIFRLLALSCLIVALARPQRHHSETNEEGEGIDIVLCMDVSGSMGSRDILPSRMEAAKEVAVDFVKNRPIDRIGLVIFSGESFTQVPLTTDRNTLIAQIQSLESRKYLTDGTVIGEGLATAADRLSKSEAASKVIILLTDGKEDAPATRLIDPLTALEIAKSKGVKVYTIGMSAIVPRDIVTENVSRKKNAAGDHLDEELLRKIANETGGQYFRATNKDGLKRIYEQIDVLTKSRIEVTTFKRAEEKFLPFVLAALGLLFLEVLLRFTLLKKFP, from the coding sequence ATGCTTTACGAATGGTTACGACATATTGATTTTGCTTACCCTTTTTGCTTCAGTTTATTTATACTGCTGCCCCTAATGATCTGGTGGTATGTAAAAAGAAACAAGCAGGCTTCGTTCACAGTAAGTACAAGTGAGTCTTTCAAGGTGATCACCTATAAAAACCGGTTACGCCATTTTCCTTTTATATTCCGGTTACTAGCATTGAGTTGCCTGATTGTTGCACTGGCTCGTCCGCAGCGTCATCACAGCGAAACTAATGAAGAGGGTGAAGGGATTGATATCGTACTCTGCATGGATGTAAGTGGAAGTATGGGTTCAAGAGATATTTTGCCTTCCCGAATGGAAGCAGCAAAAGAAGTAGCGGTCGATTTTGTAAAGAACCGGCCCATTGACAGGATCGGCCTCGTTATTTTTTCCGGTGAAAGTTTTACACAGGTTCCACTTACAACTGACCGCAATACACTCATTGCACAAATTCAATCACTGGAAAGCAGAAAATATTTAACCGATGGTACAGTAATAGGAGAAGGTCTTGCAACAGCGGCAGACAGATTGAGTAAAAGTGAAGCAGCAAGTAAAGTAATTATTCTGCTGACAGATGGAAAAGAAGATGCGCCGGCAACAAGACTGATTGATCCGTTGACTGCGTTGGAAATTGCCAAGTCCAAAGGGGTAAAAGTTTATACGATAGGCATGAGTGCTATTGTTCCGAGAGATATTGTTACCGAAAATGTAAGCCGGAAAAAAAATGCGGCTGGCGATCATCTTGATGAAGAATTATTGAGAAAAATTGCTAATGAAACAGGAGGTCAATATTTCCGGGCTACTAATAAAGACGGCCTGAAAAGAATTTATGAACAGATAGACGTGCTTACCAAATCAAGAATTGAGGTTACTACTTTTAAAAGAGCAGAAGAAAAATTTTTACCATTTGTACTGGCTGCACTGGGTTTATTATTTTTAGAAGTGTTACTCCGCTTTACCCTGCTCAAAAAATTCCCCTGA
- a CDS encoding LPXTG cell wall anchor domain-containing protein produces the protein MNKMSLYRVVFSFLLVCFLGQVAAQKDIQIKTSVDKNKILIGEPLKFTVEIVVPSKYNGRLPVIDTIEHFEFLQPAQIDSFFEAKSKAIKTVYTLTSFDSGHWVIPSFVLNAKVKSDTIPIDVAFSPFNPEQEYHDIKDIIEVKEKEKKDWLWYAVAGTVLILLLIYLLLRKKKKPVPVAALALNAYEEAMKQLAELKKQNLPGKDFHTRLVEIFKLYVLRKKNILSLQKTTDGLVMQLRMIMPDKDKYNQLQQALQLSDFVKFAKYQSAVEDDTIAFETMKNTIQYLEQLP, from the coding sequence ATGAATAAAATGAGTTTATACCGGGTAGTTTTTTCTTTTTTACTGGTTTGTTTCCTGGGTCAGGTTGCTGCGCAGAAAGACATACAAATAAAAACATCGGTTGATAAAAATAAAATACTGATCGGCGAGCCACTGAAGTTTACTGTAGAAATAGTTGTTCCTTCAAAGTATAATGGTCGCCTTCCTGTAATTGATACCATTGAACATTTCGAATTTTTGCAACCGGCACAAATTGATTCCTTTTTTGAGGCAAAGAGCAAAGCCATAAAAACTGTTTATACCCTTACAAGTTTTGATTCAGGGCATTGGGTAATTCCCTCTTTTGTATTAAACGCAAAAGTAAAATCAGATACGATACCTATTGATGTTGCTTTCTCACCCTTTAACCCGGAGCAGGAGTATCATGACATAAAAGACATCATTGAAGTAAAAGAAAAAGAAAAAAAGGATTGGCTTTGGTATGCCGTTGCCGGAACAGTTTTGATTCTATTATTGATTTATTTACTACTTAGAAAGAAAAAGAAACCTGTACCGGTAGCAGCGCTGGCTTTAAATGCTTATGAAGAAGCAATGAAGCAGTTGGCTGAATTAAAAAAACAAAACCTGCCTGGTAAAGATTTTCACACAAGACTTGTCGAGATTTTTAAACTTTATGTGCTGCGAAAGAAAAATATTTTGTCGCTACAGAAAACAACAGATGGCCTGGTTATGCAGTTAAGAATGATAATGCCAGATAAGGATAAATACAATCAGTTGCAGCAGGCATTACAGTTGAGTGATTTTGTAAAATTTGCAAAATATCAGTCTGCTGTTGAAGATGATACTATAGCTTTTGAAACAATGAAAAACACAATTCAATATTTAGAACAATTACCCTGA
- a CDS encoding DUF58 domain-containing protein → MLTTTEIIKKVRLLEIKSKKLTSDLFTGEYHSAFKGKGMSYKEVREYAAGDDIRFIDWNVSARMGHPYSKLFEEERELTVMLLVDISNSSLFGTINASKKDIITEIAAVLSFSAVNNNDKIGVIFYDGDVVKFVAPKKGRQHALFIVRELLTIEPKNGGTDLGKALKYFTNTTRQKSIAFVLSDFIDSNYNDALRVAGKKHDVIGIKIYDKMDQQLPAAGMLHIHDAETGKEKWIDSNDSFVRYNYEQEFFRVTNYSNETFKKAGCDLLHLRTDEDYVKVLQRFFISRNR, encoded by the coding sequence ATGCTCACAACAACCGAGATAATAAAAAAAGTTCGTTTGCTTGAAATCAAAAGCAAAAAACTCACCAGTGATCTGTTTACGGGTGAATACCATAGTGCATTTAAGGGAAAGGGGATGAGCTATAAAGAAGTTCGTGAGTATGCGGCAGGGGATGATATCCGGTTTATAGACTGGAATGTATCAGCAAGAATGGGTCATCCTTATAGTAAGTTGTTTGAGGAAGAAAGAGAATTGACTGTGATGTTGCTGGTTGATATCAGCAATAGTTCTTTGTTCGGAACCATAAACGCCAGTAAGAAAGATATTATCACTGAGATCGCAGCAGTGCTTAGTTTTTCAGCAGTAAATAATAATGATAAAATAGGTGTGATATTCTATGACGGTGATGTGGTAAAGTTTGTTGCTCCGAAGAAAGGAAGACAGCATGCTTTGTTTATCGTTCGTGAGTTGCTTACTATAGAACCAAAGAACGGTGGCACAGATCTGGGTAAGGCGCTGAAATATTTTACCAATACTACCCGGCAAAAAAGCATTGCGTTTGTGCTGAGCGATTTTATTGACAGCAATTATAATGATGCCCTGCGGGTGGCGGGAAAAAAGCATGATGTGATCGGCATTAAGATATATGATAAAATGGATCAGCAGTTACCGGCTGCAGGTATGCTGCATATACATGATGCAGAAACAGGCAAGGAAAAATGGATCGATAGCAATGATTCATTTGTACGTTATAATTATGAACAGGAATTTTTCAGGGTAACAAATTATAGTAATGAAACTTTTAAAAAAGCAGGATGTGATCTGCTACACCTGCGTACGGATGAGGATTATGTAAAGGTGCTGCAGCGATTTTTTATCAGCCGTAACCGCTAA
- a CDS encoding four helix bundle protein, which produces MSEYKTYRELDVWIKARAFVKEIYLFTKEFPKEELYGLTSQMRRCAISIPSNIAEGYGRQYKKETLHFFHIARGSLYELETQLYIAYDLMYLSGPVFESLILQMEECRKLLGGLIKYFENNSNLK; this is translated from the coding sequence ATGTCAGAATATAAAACATACCGGGAACTAGATGTTTGGATTAAGGCAAGAGCTTTTGTCAAAGAGATTTATCTTTTTACAAAAGAATTTCCCAAAGAAGAACTTTATGGACTTACATCACAGATGAGGAGATGCGCAATTTCAATACCGTCAAATATTGCAGAAGGATATGGCAGGCAATACAAAAAGGAAACCCTTCACTTCTTTCATATTGCAAGAGGTTCATTGTATGAATTGGAAACACAATTGTATATCGCATATGATTTAATGTACTTGTCAGGACCAGTATTTGAAAGTTTAATTTTGCAAATGGAAGAATGTAGAAAACTTTTAGGAGGCCTGATTAAATATTTTGAAAATAATTCTAATTTAAAATAA
- a CDS encoding MoxR family ATPase has translation MLKTAEDIRKLNERISNAGQFTEKIREEVGHVIVGQSAMLDKLLIGLLSNGHVLLEGVPGLAKTLTIKSLAQAIHAKFSRIQFTPDLLPADVIGTMIYNQQRNEFVVRKGPIFGNFILADEINRAPAKVQSALLEAMQEKQVTIGDSTYKLEEPFLVLATQNPLEQEGTYPLPEAQADRFIMKVIVDYPKMHEEQMILRQNVQGITYPSVKQVVSVQEIMNAREMVREIYMDEKIEQYILDIVFATRKPEQYKLEKLKPLISYGASPRGSINLALASKAHAFLNKRGYVIPEDVRSICMDVLRHRIGLTYEAEAEGVDVANVVEEVVKAVNVP, from the coding sequence ATGTTAAAAACTGCTGAAGACATCAGGAAACTTAATGAACGCATAAGTAATGCGGGACAGTTTACAGAAAAAATAAGAGAGGAAGTGGGCCATGTAATCGTGGGCCAATCCGCCATGCTTGATAAACTACTGATCGGGTTATTGAGTAATGGTCACGTATTACTCGAGGGTGTGCCCGGGCTTGCAAAGACGCTTACCATTAAAAGTCTGGCGCAAGCTATTCATGCAAAATTTAGTCGTATACAGTTTACACCCGATCTATTGCCTGCCGACGTGATCGGTACAATGATCTATAACCAGCAGCGTAATGAATTTGTAGTACGCAAGGGTCCCATCTTCGGAAATTTTATCCTTGCTGATGAAATAAACCGTGCACCAGCAAAAGTGCAGAGTGCTTTGCTGGAAGCTATGCAGGAAAAACAAGTGACTATTGGTGACTCTACTTATAAATTGGAAGAACCATTTTTAGTTCTTGCTACGCAAAACCCATTGGAGCAGGAAGGAACTTATCCATTGCCTGAAGCACAGGCTGACCGGTTTATTATGAAAGTGATCGTTGATTACCCAAAAATGCATGAAGAGCAAATGATATTGAGGCAAAATGTGCAAGGAATAACTTATCCTTCAGTGAAGCAGGTTGTATCTGTGCAGGAAATCATGAATGCGAGAGAAATGGTAAGAGAAATATATATGGATGAAAAGATCGAGCAGTATATCCTGGATATTGTTTTTGCAACACGTAAACCTGAACAATATAAATTGGAAAAGCTGAAACCGTTGATCAGTTATGGGGCTTCACCAAGAGGAAGCATCAACCTGGCGCTAGCATCAAAAGCTCATGCTTTTTTAAATAAGAGAGGATATGTAATACCGGAAGATGTAAGAAGTATCTGTATGGATGTATTGCGTCATCGTATTGGATTAACATATGAAGCAGAAGCAGAAGGAGTGGATGTTGCCAATGTTGTTGAAGAAGTGGTGAAGGCTGTTAATGTGCCGTAA